The following proteins are encoded in a genomic region of Amia ocellicauda isolate fAmiCal2 chromosome 6, fAmiCal2.hap1, whole genome shotgun sequence:
- the atp7b gene encoding copper-transporting ATPase 2 isoform X2, with protein MYGAVGTTSRVYQEGLENGSAVGPLQSHAFQNLGYEPGSQSQIYPPPSDLSQATIDITGMTCQSCVQSIEGTVSKVKGVVAIKVSLANSNAQLQYNTSTITAQDVCQQIGNMGFDARVVSSMAASGSISSLMESVVKIQVEGMTCQSCVNSIEGQVGKLQGVLRIRVSLGRQEAVITYQPCFIQPENLRSHIEEMGFEATIKTKPQPLRLAPSEVERLQQDNAQNARRVDRSGTPGTAADSHRATLVVEGMHCSSCVHNIRGHLSEITGVQSITVSLEERSIDLQYNPSVVTLESVKRVIEGLPPGNFRVSLPCGMSDLSAAAPLSVTDPGFNDGGGLVRRTLINIRGMTCNSCVQSIEGMITQRTGVRSIQVSLAEEKGTILYEHTLTSPDELRDTIEDMGFEASIAVTPEAPATKQRSTQNQSFVLKQDSPCHTLPGTVSQSLPPPQVQPQTPERESQRSEEGRTQKCFIHVTGMTCASCVANIERKLQRHRGVVSVLVALMAGKAEVKYDPQVLNAAQITQLIISLGFGAKLIEDHAIMDGKLDLVVTGMTCASCVHNIETRLMSTKGILEASVALATSKAHIKFDPDVLGARNIIRIIEGLGFGAALMKNEGVGNNMDHQKEIQQWKNSFLFSLVFGIPVMGLMIYMIVMDSKHSGSMPKEQNIVPGLSILNLAFFVLCTPVQFLGGWYFYVQAYKSLKHKTANMDVLIVLATSIAYVYSCVVLIVAMVERSDQSPVTFFDTPPMLFVFIALGRWLEHVAKSKTSEALAKLMSLQATDATVVTLGQDNLIISEEQVSVELVQRGDVVKVVPGGKFPVDGKVIEGSSMADESLITGEPMPVSKKSGSTVIAGSINAHGCLLVEATHVGADTTLCQIVKLVEDAQTSKAPIQQFADKLSGYFVPFIILVSIVTLVVWLIIGFVNFDIVAQYFPGYDKNIPRADVIVRFAFQASITVLSIACPCSLGLATPTAVMVGTGVGAQNGILIKGGEPLEMAHQIKAVMFDKTGTITHGVPQVMRVLILPNTVRLSLRKILAVVGTAEASSEHPLGMAVAKYCKKELESEMLGSCTDFHTVPGCGISCKVTNVENCLQTDQQDAGVAYIEGATIDESHLFTGTNPEQSGGPAPCPAYSVLIGNREWMMRNGLHVSSDVDDAMSSHEVKGQTAILVAIDGLLCAMFAIADTVKAESVLAVHTLDSMGIQVFMITGDNRKTARAIATQVGIRKVFSEVLPSHKVAKVQELQERGWKVAMVGDGVNDSPALARADVGIAIGTGTDVAIEAADVVLIRNDLLDVVASIELSKKTVRRIRINFVFALIYNLVGIPIAAGVFMPVGLVLQPWMGSAAMAASSVSVVVSSLLLKLYKKTPVGWYEARAQGRMKSLRASEVSVHIGLDNRRCSPPTRRVWDRVSRTSRPSRSSSRSERRGSRCDTHSLLTPDRSEDFVI; from the exons ATGTATGGAGCTGTGGGGACAACAAGCCGGGTATATCAG GAGGGTCTGGAGAATGGCAGCGCCGTGGGGCCACTACAGAGCCATGCTTTTCAGAACCTGGGATATGAACCCGGCAGCCAGAGCCAGATCTACCCTCCCCCCAGTGACCTCAGCCAGGCCACCATTGACATCACGGGCATGACCTGCCAGTCCTGCGTCCAGTCCATTGAGGGTACAGTCTCTAAGGTGAAGGGAGTGGTGGCCATAAAGGTGTCTCTGGCCAATAGCAATGCCCAGTTGCAGTACAACACCTCCACCATCACTGCACAGGATGTCTGCCAACAGATCGGGAACATGGGCTTTGATGCCAGAGTGGTGTCAAGCATGGCTGCTTCTGGAAGCATCTCCTCACTGATGGAGTCGGTGGTGAAGATTCAGGTGGAGGGCATGACCTGCCAGTCGTGTGTGAACTCTATTGAGGGGCAGGTGGGAAAACTGCAGGGGGTGTTGCGGATCAGGGTGTCTCTCGGCAGACAAGAGGCTGTGATTACCTATCAGCCCTGCTTCATTCAGCCTGAGAACCTGAGGAGCCACATTGAGGAGATGGGCTTCGAAGCTACCATAAAGACCAAGCCCCAGCCTCTCAGACTGGCCCCCAGTGAGGTCGAGCGCTTGCAGCAGGATAACGCCCAGAATGCACGGAGGGTGGATAGGAGTGGCACTCCGGGCACAGCGGCAGATTCCCACAGAGCGACCCTGGTAGTGGAGGGAATGCACTGCAGCTCCTGTGTTCATAACATCAGGGGGCACCTCTCCGAGATCACAGGTGTGCAGAGCATCACAGTTTCCCTGGAGGAGAGAAGCATCGACCTCCAGTATAATCCCTCTGTGGTTACCTTGGAATCCGTGAAACGAGTCATAGAGGGACTCCCACCGGGGAACTTCAGAGTGTCTCTGCCCTGCGGAATGAGCGATCTGTCCGCTGCCGCCCCTCTGTCGGTGACAGACCCAGGGTTCAACGACGGAGGTGGCCTAGTCAGGAGAACATTGATTAATATCAGGGGAATGACCTGCAACTCCTGTGTCCAGTCTATAGAAGGCATGATTACCCAAAGGACGGGTGTACGTTCCATACAGGTCTCTTTAGCCGAGGAGAAGGGAACGATACTCTATGAACATACACTCACCAGCCCGGATGAGCTGAGGGACACCATTGAAGATATGGGCTTTGAGGCATCCATAGCAG taACCCCAGAAGCACCTGCAACAAAACAGCGCAGCACCCAAAACCAGAGCTTTGTGTTGAAGCAGGACTCTCCCTGTCACACCCTGCCAGGCACTGTCTCCCAGTCTCTTCCCCCTCCGCAGGTTCAGCCACAAACACCAGAGAGAGAATCCCAGAGATCAGAGGAAGGGAGAACACAGAAGTGCTTCATACATGTGACAGGCATGACATGTGCCTCCTGTGTGGCCAACATAGAGAGGAaactgcagagacacagag GTGTTGTCTCTGTTCTGGTAGCTCTAATGGCCGGGAAAGCTGAGGTGAAGTATGACCCCCAGGTCCTGAATGCTGCTCAGATCACCCAGCTCATCATCAGCCTCGGATTCGGAGCCAAGCTGATCGAAGACCACGCCATCATGGATGGGAAACTGGACCTTGTT GTCACTGGTATGACGTGTGCATCGTGTGTGCACAACATTGAAACCCGGCTGATGAGCACCAAGGGGATACTGGAGGCATCGGTAGCTTTGGCCACCAGTAAAGCTCATATCAAGTTTGACCCTGATGTGCTGGGGGCTCGGAACATAATCCGCATTATAGAG GGGTTGGGGTTTGGTGCAGCCCTGATGAAGAATGAAGGTGTGGGTAATAACATGGATCATCAAAAAGAGATACAACA GTGGAAAAACTCGTTCCTGTTCAGCCTGGTGTTTGGGATCCCTGTCATGGGGCTCATGATCTATATGATCGTCATGGACAGCAAGCACAGCGGCTCCATGCCCAAAGAGCAGAACATTGTGCCTGGTCTCTCCATCCTCAACCTAGCCTTCTTTGTTCTCTGCACTCCTGTTCAG tttcTCGGGGGCTGGTACTTCTACGTCCAAGCTTATAAATCCCTGAAGCACAAAACGGCCAACATGGACGTGCTCATAGTGCTGGCGACCTCGATTGCATATGTTTACTCCTGTGTGGTTCTGATagtggccatggtggagagatCAGATCAAAGTCCAGTCACCTTCTTTGACACTCCTCCTatgctgtttgtgtttattgCTCTAGGACGCTGGCTAGAGCATGTAGCTAAG AGTAAAACCTCAGAAGCCCTGGCTAAGCTGATGTCCCTACAGGCCACAGACGCAACAGTAGTAACATTGGGACAAGACAACTTAATTATCAG TGAGGAACAGGTGTCAGTGGAGctagtacagagaggagacgtCGTGAAGGTGGTTCCTGGGGGGAAGTTCCCAGTGGATGGCAAAGTCATTGAAGGCAGCTCCATGGCAGATGAGTCTCTAATCACAG GGGAGCCCATGCCAGTCTCAAAGAAGAGTGGCAGCACTGTGATCGCCGGCTCCATCAACGCCCATGGCTGTCTGCTGGTGGAGGCCACGCACGTCGGTGCTGACACCACCCTGTGTCAGATTGTCAAGCTGGTGGAGGATGCCCAGACCTCCAAG GCACCTATACAGCAGTTTGCAGATAAACTGAGCGGTTATTTTGTCCCTTTCATCATCTTGGTCTCAATTGTGACCTTAGTGGTCTGGCTCATCATTGGTTTTGTGAACTTTGACATCGTGGCTCAATATTTCCCT GGGTACGACAAGAACATCCCTCGCGCAGACGTCATTGTGCGCTTCGCCTTCCAGGCCTCCATCACCGTGCTATCCATTGCCTGCCCCTGCTCTCTCGGCCTGGCCACACCCACTGCTGTCATGGTGGGCACAGGGGTGGGTGCTCAGAATGGCATCCTCATTAAAGGGGGGGAGCCACTGGAGATGGCACACCAG ATAAAGGCAGTGATGTTTGATAAGACTGGCACCATTACCCATGGAGTGCCACAGGTGATGCGGGTGCTGATTCTCCCAAACACTGTGCGACTGTCCCTCAGGAAGATACTAGCAGTGGTGGGAACAGCAGAAGCCAGCAGTGAGCACCCTCTGGGCATGGCCGTGGCAAAGTACTGCAAAAAG GAGCTGGAATCTGAGATGCTGGGGTCCTGCACAGATTTCCATACCGTACCTGGCTGTGGGATTAGCTGCAAGGTCACCAATGTTGAGAACTGTCTGCAGACAGACCAGCAGGATGCTGGTGTAGCTTACATTGAGGGAGCCACCATTGATGAGAGCCATCTGTTCACTGGCACGAACCCAGAACAGTCAGGAG GTCCAGCCCCCTGTCCCGCCTACTCTGTGCTGATCGGGAATCGAGAGTGGATGATGCGCAACGGCCTGCATGTCAGTAGTGATGTGGATGACGCCATGTCCAGCCATGAAGTAAAAGGACAGACAGCCATTCTGGTGGCTATAGATG GGCTGCTGTGCGCCATGTTTGCCATTGCGGACACTGTGAAGGCAGAGTCGGTGCTGGCTGTGCACACCCTGGACAGCATGGGTATCCAAGTGTTCATGATCACCGGAGACAACCGCAAAACTGCCAGAGCCATCGCCACACAG GTGGGCATCAGGAAGGTGTTTTCGGAGGTGCTGCCCTCTCACAAGGTGGCCAAAGTGCAGGAGCTGCAGGAGCGGGGCTGGAAGGTGGCCATGGTGGGCGACGGGGTGAACGACTCTCCTGCATTGGCCAGGGCTGATGTGGGCATCGCTATCGGCACAGGCACCGATGTGGCCATCGAGGCAGCCGACGTGGTCCTGATTCGG AATGATCTATTGGATGTGGTGGCTAGCATTGAACTATCCAAGAAAACCGTACGAAGAATACGAATCAACTTTGTCTTTGCCTTGATTTACAACCTGGTGGGAATACCTATCGCAGCAG GTGTGTTTATGCCAGTAGGCCTGGTGTTGCAGCCTTGGATGGGATCGGCCGCAATGGCTGCATCCTCTGTCTCTGTGGTGGTGTCTTCACTCCTACTCAAACT CTACAAGAAGACCCCAGTTGGGTGGTATGAGGCCCGTGCTCAGGGCCGCATGAAGAGCCTGCGTGCCTCTGAGGTCAGCGTACACATCGGGCTGGACAACCGCCGCTGCAGCCCCCCCACCCGCAGAGTGTGGGACCGCGTGAGTCGCACCAGCCGCCCCTCGCGGTCGTCATCTCGCTCAGAGCGTAGGGGCTCCCGCTGCGACACGCACTCCCTGCTCACTCCAGACAGGAGCGAGGATTTCGTCATCTGA
- the atp7b gene encoding copper-transporting ATPase 2 isoform X1 translates to MKKFSPKLINLSKYVNRSTSDASTLAGVKQVTMVVCHTNRRCESGSSSVTICDCKSEKGKIYNASRHDGEQEGLENGSAVGPLQSHAFQNLGYEPGSQSQIYPPPSDLSQATIDITGMTCQSCVQSIEGTVSKVKGVVAIKVSLANSNAQLQYNTSTITAQDVCQQIGNMGFDARVVSSMAASGSISSLMESVVKIQVEGMTCQSCVNSIEGQVGKLQGVLRIRVSLGRQEAVITYQPCFIQPENLRSHIEEMGFEATIKTKPQPLRLAPSEVERLQQDNAQNARRVDRSGTPGTAADSHRATLVVEGMHCSSCVHNIRGHLSEITGVQSITVSLEERSIDLQYNPSVVTLESVKRVIEGLPPGNFRVSLPCGMSDLSAAAPLSVTDPGFNDGGGLVRRTLINIRGMTCNSCVQSIEGMITQRTGVRSIQVSLAEEKGTILYEHTLTSPDELRDTIEDMGFEASIAVTPEAPATKQRSTQNQSFVLKQDSPCHTLPGTVSQSLPPPQVQPQTPERESQRSEEGRTQKCFIHVTGMTCASCVANIERKLQRHRGVVSVLVALMAGKAEVKYDPQVLNAAQITQLIISLGFGAKLIEDHAIMDGKLDLVVTGMTCASCVHNIETRLMSTKGILEASVALATSKAHIKFDPDVLGARNIIRIIEGLGFGAALMKNEGVGNNMDHQKEIQQWKNSFLFSLVFGIPVMGLMIYMIVMDSKHSGSMPKEQNIVPGLSILNLAFFVLCTPVQFLGGWYFYVQAYKSLKHKTANMDVLIVLATSIAYVYSCVVLIVAMVERSDQSPVTFFDTPPMLFVFIALGRWLEHVAKSKTSEALAKLMSLQATDATVVTLGQDNLIISEEQVSVELVQRGDVVKVVPGGKFPVDGKVIEGSSMADESLITGEPMPVSKKSGSTVIAGSINAHGCLLVEATHVGADTTLCQIVKLVEDAQTSKAPIQQFADKLSGYFVPFIILVSIVTLVVWLIIGFVNFDIVAQYFPGYDKNIPRADVIVRFAFQASITVLSIACPCSLGLATPTAVMVGTGVGAQNGILIKGGEPLEMAHQIKAVMFDKTGTITHGVPQVMRVLILPNTVRLSLRKILAVVGTAEASSEHPLGMAVAKYCKKELESEMLGSCTDFHTVPGCGISCKVTNVENCLQTDQQDAGVAYIEGATIDESHLFTGTNPEQSGGPAPCPAYSVLIGNREWMMRNGLHVSSDVDDAMSSHEVKGQTAILVAIDGLLCAMFAIADTVKAESVLAVHTLDSMGIQVFMITGDNRKTARAIATQVGIRKVFSEVLPSHKVAKVQELQERGWKVAMVGDGVNDSPALARADVGIAIGTGTDVAIEAADVVLIRNDLLDVVASIELSKKTVRRIRINFVFALIYNLVGIPIAAGVFMPVGLVLQPWMGSAAMAASSVSVVVSSLLLKLYKKTPVGWYEARAQGRMKSLRASEVSVHIGLDNRRCSPPTRRVWDRVSRTSRPSRSSSRSERRGSRCDTHSLLTPDRSEDFVI, encoded by the exons atgaaaaaGTTTTCACCCAAGCTGATCAACTTATCTAAGTATGTTAACAGATCTACCTCGGACGCTTCTACATTAGCTGGTGTGAAGCAGGTAACTATGGTTGTCTGTCACACAAACCGGCGCTGCGAAAGCGGCTCCTCGTCTGTCACGATCTGCGACTGTAAATCGGAAAAAGGGAAGATTTATAATGCCAGCCGACACGACGGAGAGCAG GAGGGTCTGGAGAATGGCAGCGCCGTGGGGCCACTACAGAGCCATGCTTTTCAGAACCTGGGATATGAACCCGGCAGCCAGAGCCAGATCTACCCTCCCCCCAGTGACCTCAGCCAGGCCACCATTGACATCACGGGCATGACCTGCCAGTCCTGCGTCCAGTCCATTGAGGGTACAGTCTCTAAGGTGAAGGGAGTGGTGGCCATAAAGGTGTCTCTGGCCAATAGCAATGCCCAGTTGCAGTACAACACCTCCACCATCACTGCACAGGATGTCTGCCAACAGATCGGGAACATGGGCTTTGATGCCAGAGTGGTGTCAAGCATGGCTGCTTCTGGAAGCATCTCCTCACTGATGGAGTCGGTGGTGAAGATTCAGGTGGAGGGCATGACCTGCCAGTCGTGTGTGAACTCTATTGAGGGGCAGGTGGGAAAACTGCAGGGGGTGTTGCGGATCAGGGTGTCTCTCGGCAGACAAGAGGCTGTGATTACCTATCAGCCCTGCTTCATTCAGCCTGAGAACCTGAGGAGCCACATTGAGGAGATGGGCTTCGAAGCTACCATAAAGACCAAGCCCCAGCCTCTCAGACTGGCCCCCAGTGAGGTCGAGCGCTTGCAGCAGGATAACGCCCAGAATGCACGGAGGGTGGATAGGAGTGGCACTCCGGGCACAGCGGCAGATTCCCACAGAGCGACCCTGGTAGTGGAGGGAATGCACTGCAGCTCCTGTGTTCATAACATCAGGGGGCACCTCTCCGAGATCACAGGTGTGCAGAGCATCACAGTTTCCCTGGAGGAGAGAAGCATCGACCTCCAGTATAATCCCTCTGTGGTTACCTTGGAATCCGTGAAACGAGTCATAGAGGGACTCCCACCGGGGAACTTCAGAGTGTCTCTGCCCTGCGGAATGAGCGATCTGTCCGCTGCCGCCCCTCTGTCGGTGACAGACCCAGGGTTCAACGACGGAGGTGGCCTAGTCAGGAGAACATTGATTAATATCAGGGGAATGACCTGCAACTCCTGTGTCCAGTCTATAGAAGGCATGATTACCCAAAGGACGGGTGTACGTTCCATACAGGTCTCTTTAGCCGAGGAGAAGGGAACGATACTCTATGAACATACACTCACCAGCCCGGATGAGCTGAGGGACACCATTGAAGATATGGGCTTTGAGGCATCCATAGCAG taACCCCAGAAGCACCTGCAACAAAACAGCGCAGCACCCAAAACCAGAGCTTTGTGTTGAAGCAGGACTCTCCCTGTCACACCCTGCCAGGCACTGTCTCCCAGTCTCTTCCCCCTCCGCAGGTTCAGCCACAAACACCAGAGAGAGAATCCCAGAGATCAGAGGAAGGGAGAACACAGAAGTGCTTCATACATGTGACAGGCATGACATGTGCCTCCTGTGTGGCCAACATAGAGAGGAaactgcagagacacagag GTGTTGTCTCTGTTCTGGTAGCTCTAATGGCCGGGAAAGCTGAGGTGAAGTATGACCCCCAGGTCCTGAATGCTGCTCAGATCACCCAGCTCATCATCAGCCTCGGATTCGGAGCCAAGCTGATCGAAGACCACGCCATCATGGATGGGAAACTGGACCTTGTT GTCACTGGTATGACGTGTGCATCGTGTGTGCACAACATTGAAACCCGGCTGATGAGCACCAAGGGGATACTGGAGGCATCGGTAGCTTTGGCCACCAGTAAAGCTCATATCAAGTTTGACCCTGATGTGCTGGGGGCTCGGAACATAATCCGCATTATAGAG GGGTTGGGGTTTGGTGCAGCCCTGATGAAGAATGAAGGTGTGGGTAATAACATGGATCATCAAAAAGAGATACAACA GTGGAAAAACTCGTTCCTGTTCAGCCTGGTGTTTGGGATCCCTGTCATGGGGCTCATGATCTATATGATCGTCATGGACAGCAAGCACAGCGGCTCCATGCCCAAAGAGCAGAACATTGTGCCTGGTCTCTCCATCCTCAACCTAGCCTTCTTTGTTCTCTGCACTCCTGTTCAG tttcTCGGGGGCTGGTACTTCTACGTCCAAGCTTATAAATCCCTGAAGCACAAAACGGCCAACATGGACGTGCTCATAGTGCTGGCGACCTCGATTGCATATGTTTACTCCTGTGTGGTTCTGATagtggccatggtggagagatCAGATCAAAGTCCAGTCACCTTCTTTGACACTCCTCCTatgctgtttgtgtttattgCTCTAGGACGCTGGCTAGAGCATGTAGCTAAG AGTAAAACCTCAGAAGCCCTGGCTAAGCTGATGTCCCTACAGGCCACAGACGCAACAGTAGTAACATTGGGACAAGACAACTTAATTATCAG TGAGGAACAGGTGTCAGTGGAGctagtacagagaggagacgtCGTGAAGGTGGTTCCTGGGGGGAAGTTCCCAGTGGATGGCAAAGTCATTGAAGGCAGCTCCATGGCAGATGAGTCTCTAATCACAG GGGAGCCCATGCCAGTCTCAAAGAAGAGTGGCAGCACTGTGATCGCCGGCTCCATCAACGCCCATGGCTGTCTGCTGGTGGAGGCCACGCACGTCGGTGCTGACACCACCCTGTGTCAGATTGTCAAGCTGGTGGAGGATGCCCAGACCTCCAAG GCACCTATACAGCAGTTTGCAGATAAACTGAGCGGTTATTTTGTCCCTTTCATCATCTTGGTCTCAATTGTGACCTTAGTGGTCTGGCTCATCATTGGTTTTGTGAACTTTGACATCGTGGCTCAATATTTCCCT GGGTACGACAAGAACATCCCTCGCGCAGACGTCATTGTGCGCTTCGCCTTCCAGGCCTCCATCACCGTGCTATCCATTGCCTGCCCCTGCTCTCTCGGCCTGGCCACACCCACTGCTGTCATGGTGGGCACAGGGGTGGGTGCTCAGAATGGCATCCTCATTAAAGGGGGGGAGCCACTGGAGATGGCACACCAG ATAAAGGCAGTGATGTTTGATAAGACTGGCACCATTACCCATGGAGTGCCACAGGTGATGCGGGTGCTGATTCTCCCAAACACTGTGCGACTGTCCCTCAGGAAGATACTAGCAGTGGTGGGAACAGCAGAAGCCAGCAGTGAGCACCCTCTGGGCATGGCCGTGGCAAAGTACTGCAAAAAG GAGCTGGAATCTGAGATGCTGGGGTCCTGCACAGATTTCCATACCGTACCTGGCTGTGGGATTAGCTGCAAGGTCACCAATGTTGAGAACTGTCTGCAGACAGACCAGCAGGATGCTGGTGTAGCTTACATTGAGGGAGCCACCATTGATGAGAGCCATCTGTTCACTGGCACGAACCCAGAACAGTCAGGAG GTCCAGCCCCCTGTCCCGCCTACTCTGTGCTGATCGGGAATCGAGAGTGGATGATGCGCAACGGCCTGCATGTCAGTAGTGATGTGGATGACGCCATGTCCAGCCATGAAGTAAAAGGACAGACAGCCATTCTGGTGGCTATAGATG GGCTGCTGTGCGCCATGTTTGCCATTGCGGACACTGTGAAGGCAGAGTCGGTGCTGGCTGTGCACACCCTGGACAGCATGGGTATCCAAGTGTTCATGATCACCGGAGACAACCGCAAAACTGCCAGAGCCATCGCCACACAG GTGGGCATCAGGAAGGTGTTTTCGGAGGTGCTGCCCTCTCACAAGGTGGCCAAAGTGCAGGAGCTGCAGGAGCGGGGCTGGAAGGTGGCCATGGTGGGCGACGGGGTGAACGACTCTCCTGCATTGGCCAGGGCTGATGTGGGCATCGCTATCGGCACAGGCACCGATGTGGCCATCGAGGCAGCCGACGTGGTCCTGATTCGG AATGATCTATTGGATGTGGTGGCTAGCATTGAACTATCCAAGAAAACCGTACGAAGAATACGAATCAACTTTGTCTTTGCCTTGATTTACAACCTGGTGGGAATACCTATCGCAGCAG GTGTGTTTATGCCAGTAGGCCTGGTGTTGCAGCCTTGGATGGGATCGGCCGCAATGGCTGCATCCTCTGTCTCTGTGGTGGTGTCTTCACTCCTACTCAAACT CTACAAGAAGACCCCAGTTGGGTGGTATGAGGCCCGTGCTCAGGGCCGCATGAAGAGCCTGCGTGCCTCTGAGGTCAGCGTACACATCGGGCTGGACAACCGCCGCTGCAGCCCCCCCACCCGCAGAGTGTGGGACCGCGTGAGTCGCACCAGCCGCCCCTCGCGGTCGTCATCTCGCTCAGAGCGTAGGGGCTCCCGCTGCGACACGCACTCCCTGCTCACTCCAGACAGGAGCGAGGATTTCGTCATCTGA
- the alg11 gene encoding GDP-Man:Man(3)GlcNAc(2)-PP-Dol alpha-1,2-mannosyltransferase: MRFKTTMAGHDLLCLCDLIRLLWSLLIPCIYLSLALTALLFLLILLIRLLLQRRKTRRDEQGKAPVVAFFHPYCNAGGGGERVLWCALRALQNRYKDASFVVYTGDQGVTGEQILEGVRRRFNIRLPGPVKFVFLNYRILVEASLYPHFTLLGQSLGSIVLGWEALVELVPDVYIDSMGYAFTLPVFKYLGACRTGSYVHYPTISMDMLSVVRERNPSFNNADFISANPILSTLKLIYYCMFAFFYGLVGSCSDVIMVNSTWTQNHILALWRCRDRTSVVYPPCDVQTFLDIPLEGDDEKKSHSIVSVGQFRPEKDHRLQIRAFRKLLDKKTPAEQASLRLVLIGGCRNQEDEDRVLQLRGLCQELGVGDKVEFKLNIPFEELKKELTEATVGLHTMWNEHFGIGIVECMAAGTVILAHKSGGPKLDIVVPHEGGVTGFLADDVDSYAEALEKILALSPEARREIRHNARLSVARFSDQEFEACFLSATEPLMGETLQATLPAR, translated from the exons ATGCGTTTTAAAACAACGATGGCTGGACACGACTTGCTGTGCTTATGCGACTTGATCCG ATTGCTGTGGTCGCTTTTGATACCGTGCATCTACCTGAGCTTGGCTCTGACTGCTCTGCTCTTCCTCCTCATCCTGCTCATCCGGCTCTTGCTTCAGCGGAGGAAGACGCGCCGTGACGAGCAGGGAAAAGCCCCGGTCGTGGCCTTCTTCCACCCCTACTGCAATGCAGGAGGCGGCGGAGAGAGGGTCCTGTGGTGTGCGCTGAGAGCCCTTCAAAACAG GTACAAAGATGCCTCCTTCGTGGTGTACACGGGGGACCAGGGCGTCACAGGGGAGCAGATCCTCGAAGGCGTGCGCAGAAGGTTTAACATCAGGCTGCCTGGGCCGGTGAAGTTTGTGTTCCTTAACTATCGTATCCTGGTGGAAGCCAGCCTCTATCCACATTTCACCTTGTTGGGCCAAAGTCTGGGATCCATTGTGCTGGGATGGGAAGCACTCGTAGAACTGGTCCCTGACGTCTACATAGACTCTATGGGCTATGCCTTCACCTTGCCTGTGTTCAAGTACCTGGGAGCATGCCGCACAGGGAGCTACGTGCACTACCCCACCATCAGCATGGACATGCTGTCTGTGGTTCGTGAAAGAAACCCCAGCTTCAACAATGCAGACTTCATTTCGGCAAACCCCATTCTTAGCACCCTCAAGCTGATCTATTATTgcatgtttgcctttttttatggCCTGGTTGGCTCTTGCAGTGATGTTATAATGGTGAACTCCACGTGGACCCAGAACCACATCCTGGCTCTGTGGAGGTGCCGTGACCGCACAAGCGTGGTGTACCCGCCCTGTGACGTGCAGACCTTCCTGGACATCCCACTGGAGGGTGACGACGAGAAGAAGAGCCACAGCATTGTCTCAGTCGGTCAGTTCAGACCAGAGAAGGACCACCGCCTGCAGATCCGAGCATTTCGGAAGTTGTTGGACAAGAAGACGCCAGCGGAGCAGGCCTCCCTCAGGCTGGTGCTGATTGGCGGCTGTCGAAACCAGGAAGACGAGGACAGGGTGCTGCAGCTCAGAGGGCTGTGCCAGGAGCTGGGAGTTGGGGACAAGGTAGAGTTCAAGTTGAACATTCCATTTGAAGAACTGAAGAAGGAGCTCACTGAAGCCACCGTGGGTCTGCACACCATGTGGAATGAGCATTTCGGAATAG GGATCGTGGAGTGCATGGCGGCAGGAACAGTCATTCTGGCCCACAAATCTGGAGGCCCAAAACTGGATATTGTGGTACCCCATGAGGGAGGGGTGACGGGGTTTCTGGCAGATGATGTAGACAGCTATGCAGAAGCCCTGGAGAAGATCCTGGCTCTGTCTCCTGAGGCCCGGCGGGAGATCAGGCACAATGCCCGCCTGTCAGTGGCTCGCTTCTCCGACCAGGAGTTTGAGGCCTGCTTCCTGTCAGCCACAGAGCCGCTGATGGGGGAGACTCTGCAAGCCACTCTACCTGCCAGGTAG